The following proteins are encoded in a genomic region of Pseudodesulfovibrio mercurii:
- a CDS encoding flagellar hook-length control protein FliK, protein MQNIPGIATETASEAVQLVKLATSTKTRTAQTALADAKDDKRALFAELFSEHTDMVEDELSMAPMAHKEKMLDSVPGIKEEEDEEKPASAAGTKAPKVTPEVEEKTEEKNLESRMTGEDLDAVRDDLKEYGMSDEEIAAIETQVDSEEGMTWGQFVSTIAKKMAEARKTEMSDDQKASLASFFTKLGFTEKESDKLIGQLQNGRTDKVLQQVEAKIAAMPEDQQTLFSKDEVEAFVSALGLSKEFVTQAQELFAGNTLPKDMKQAFTQIRQELAGLDRKDQKLVKAVGKAFAATMGDTQKQSSAALQVEEAVDLTPRVAEEQADTDVREELAQAFRDRKDAASDNTVRRQASRSAADKVEIKSETPVQDQTLNKDLDPEAEHDRKWNNFVDRVREDGTGRTETATSAKTAATEAKAGEAKTALAQQTAASASTAKGKAWENVSAPKVLKQVDQAVLKTLQNGAKQLTLQLTPENLGKLSVVLSVQGKEVSATIRTENSDAHKIITDNLQIIKNSLESQGLKVDKLDVQAGLADNQNYGNWFGESQHNLSREREAMVAMRNHMRSMRAQNGGGVARDVQSVGERVITSDQGLHLIA, encoded by the coding sequence ATGCAAAATATTCCCGGCATCGCCACCGAAACAGCTTCCGAGGCCGTTCAGCTGGTCAAGCTGGCCACCTCGACCAAGACCAGGACGGCCCAGACCGCCCTTGCCGACGCCAAGGACGACAAGCGCGCCCTTTTCGCCGAGCTGTTCAGCGAGCACACGGACATGGTCGAAGACGAACTGTCCATGGCTCCCATGGCGCACAAGGAAAAGATGCTCGACTCCGTCCCCGGCATCAAGGAAGAGGAAGACGAGGAAAAGCCCGCCAGCGCGGCCGGGACCAAGGCCCCCAAGGTGACCCCCGAGGTCGAGGAAAAGACCGAGGAAAAGAATCTCGAAAGCCGCATGACCGGCGAGGACCTGGACGCGGTCCGGGACGACCTCAAGGAATACGGCATGTCCGACGAGGAGATCGCGGCCATCGAAACCCAGGTCGACTCCGAGGAGGGCATGACCTGGGGCCAGTTCGTCTCCACCATCGCCAAGAAGATGGCCGAGGCGCGCAAGACCGAGATGAGCGACGACCAGAAGGCCTCCCTGGCCAGCTTCTTCACCAAGCTCGGCTTCACCGAGAAGGAATCCGACAAGCTCATCGGCCAGTTGCAGAACGGCCGGACGGACAAGGTCCTCCAGCAGGTGGAGGCCAAGATCGCGGCCATGCCCGAGGACCAGCAGACACTTTTCAGCAAGGACGAGGTCGAGGCCTTCGTCTCCGCCCTGGGGCTGTCCAAGGAATTCGTCACCCAGGCCCAGGAGCTCTTCGCCGGCAACACCCTGCCCAAGGACATGAAGCAGGCCTTCACCCAGATCCGCCAGGAACTGGCCGGCCTGGACAGGAAGGACCAGAAGCTGGTCAAGGCCGTGGGCAAGGCGTTCGCCGCGACCATGGGCGACACGCAGAAGCAGAGCTCGGCCGCCCTCCAGGTGGAGGAGGCCGTGGACCTGACCCCGCGCGTGGCCGAGGAACAGGCGGACACCGACGTCCGCGAGGAGCTGGCCCAGGCCTTCCGCGACCGCAAGGACGCCGCGTCCGACAACACGGTCCGCCGCCAGGCGAGCCGGTCCGCCGCCGACAAGGTGGAGATCAAGTCCGAGACCCCGGTTCAGGACCAGACCTTGAACAAGGACCTGGACCCCGAGGCCGAGCACGACCGCAAGTGGAACAACTTCGTGGACCGGGTGCGCGAGGATGGAACCGGCCGGACCGAGACCGCAACCTCCGCCAAGACCGCCGCCACCGAGGCCAAGGCGGGCGAGGCCAAGACCGCCCTGGCCCAGCAGACCGCCGCCTCCGCCAGCACCGCCAAGGGCAAGGCGTGGGAAAATGTTTCCGCCCCCAAGGTCCTCAAGCAGGTCGATCAGGCCGTGCTCAAGACCCTGCAAAACGGGGCCAAGCAGCTGACCCTGCAGCTCACTCCCGAGAACCTGGGCAAGCTGTCCGTGGTCCTCTCGGTCCAGGGCAAGGAGGTCAGCGCGACCATCCGGACCGAGAATTCCGACGCCCACAAGATCATCACGGACAACCTTCAGATCATTAAGAATTCTTTAGAATCTCAAGGCCTGAAAGTGGACAAGCTGGATGTCCAGGCCGGGCTCGCCGACAACCAGAATTACGGGAACTGGTTCGGCGAAAGCCAGCACAATCTGTCCCGCGAGCGGGAGGCCATGGTGGCCATGCGCAACCACATGCGCTCCATGCGGGCGCAGAACGGAGGCGGTGTGGCCCGGGACGTGCAATCCGTCGGAGAACGGGTAATTACTTCCGATCAGGGCTTGCACCTTATCGCATAA
- a CDS encoding glycosyltransferase family 9 protein: MAEKPILILQMQRMGDLILSYPLMLWLARRHPGHPIFVAAEKTFYEPLMKLSPPATYFPWSGVKHLEKHDYELVLNLSIQEKAAVLAGRVKAGARLGPVQDGDGTRRVLGDWQLYRTSLVRNNLYNRFHWGELNGLDAVPFTDIAATRFSRPRTLPGSNKVGLFLGASDAAKRPSAAFWAELVDELHGRGLRTVLFGGPAEKDLGAEVARLAKGPALNLCGTLGLDEFGAVGQTLGLFVTPDTGPMHLAAWTGLKCLNLSMGNVNPWETGPLQPGHFVLRADLDCAKGCWRCTRDSLACHEPFRPGRVAGLVKRLVMSNDSALLARMDLPGLTLFETGRAHGLYHLKRLDQTAPDAERLASRFWQRFFGALFGLWDDGRAAAPWADLGRDAPQAAETLLAHIPEMGRRFTHGLRTGTALDPSFWADSPTMARPFTGFVHMYLENRDYSREAWAHALTLLERLAAICG, encoded by the coding sequence ATGGCCGAAAAACCCATCCTCATATTGCAGATGCAGCGCATGGGGGACCTGATCCTGTCCTACCCGCTGATGCTCTGGCTGGCCCGCCGCCACCCCGGCCACCCCATCTTCGTAGCCGCGGAGAAGACCTTTTACGAGCCGCTCATGAAGCTCTCGCCCCCGGCCACCTATTTCCCGTGGTCCGGGGTCAAGCACCTGGAAAAGCACGACTACGAGCTGGTCCTGAACCTGTCCATCCAGGAGAAGGCCGCCGTGCTCGCGGGCCGGGTCAAGGCCGGGGCCAGGCTCGGGCCGGTCCAGGACGGGGACGGCACCCGGCGCGTGCTCGGCGACTGGCAGCTCTACCGCACCTCCCTGGTGCGCAACAATCTCTACAACCGCTTCCACTGGGGCGAGCTGAACGGCCTGGACGCCGTGCCCTTCACGGACATCGCGGCCACCCGGTTCTCCCGGCCGCGCACCCTGCCCGGCTCCAACAAGGTCGGCCTGTTCCTCGGGGCCAGCGACGCGGCCAAGCGCCCCTCGGCCGCGTTCTGGGCCGAACTGGTGGACGAGCTCCACGGGCGCGGACTGCGCACCGTGCTCTTCGGCGGCCCGGCCGAAAAGGACCTCGGGGCCGAGGTGGCCCGGCTGGCCAAGGGTCCGGCCCTGAACCTCTGCGGCACCCTGGGGCTCGACGAATTCGGGGCCGTGGGCCAGACGCTCGGGCTGTTCGTCACCCCGGACACCGGGCCCATGCACCTGGCCGCCTGGACCGGGCTCAAGTGCCTGAACCTGTCCATGGGCAACGTCAACCCGTGGGAGACCGGCCCGCTCCAGCCCGGCCACTTCGTGCTCCGCGCGGACCTCGACTGCGCCAAGGGGTGCTGGCGCTGCACCCGCGATTCCCTGGCCTGCCACGAGCCGTTCAGGCCGGGCCGGGTGGCGGGCCTCGTGAAGCGGCTGGTCATGTCCAACGACAGCGCCCTGCTGGCCCGCATGGACCTGCCCGGCCTGACCCTGTTCGAGACCGGCCGGGCTCACGGTCTGTATCACCTGAAGCGGCTCGACCAGACCGCGCCCGACGCCGAACGGCTGGCCTCCCGGTTCTGGCAGCGCTTCTTCGGCGCCCTCTTCGGCCTGTGGGACGACGGCCGCGCGGCCGCGCCCTGGGCCGACCTCGGCCGGGACGCCCCCCAGGCCGCCGAGACCCTGCTCGCCCACATCCCGGAGATGGGCCGCCGGTTCACGCACGGCCTGCGCACCGGGACCGCCCTGGACCCGTCCTTCTGGGCCGACAGCCCGACCATGGCCCGCCCCTTCACCGGGTTCGTGCACATGTACCTGGAAAACAGGGACTACTCCCGCGAGGCCTGGGCCCACGCCCTGACCCTGCTGGAGCGGCTGGCCGCAATCTGCGGTTAG
- a CDS encoding CgeB family protein, with the protein MHESPTAWPRFRGATPRILLLTSQYFLIGELEAACKRLGVEHLLLDLGAKEMDLDQFVSAMTGTFETFRPDFVLTVNHLGVDREGILAELLNRYGLPLASWFVDNPHLILGVYKHLLEPRAALFTWDLDTVEPLRAMGFKHVFHLPLGADPARLRPHRTEPVDAWRAPISFVGNSMLTKTLLRARAANPSEALFRAGMEAAKAFARSDAPLAGPFMAEHFPEVRAAYKAFRDPERELAFETFVTWQATLLYRLDCVSRILPFEPLIVGDTGWQELFSAHSGWRYHPELSYYDDLPDFYPASDVNFNCTSRQMTGAANQRVFDVPCCNGFLLTDRRHGIEDLFEPGSEIVCYATPDEIPTLAERYMKDPAARERVASAARRRVLAEHTYDHRMRSLMETMRATFA; encoded by the coding sequence ATGCATGAATCCCCGACCGCCTGGCCCAGGTTCCGGGGCGCGACGCCGCGCATCCTCCTGCTGACCAGCCAATATTTCCTCATCGGCGAACTCGAAGCCGCCTGCAAACGGCTCGGCGTGGAACACCTGCTCCTGGACCTCGGGGCAAAAGAGATGGACCTCGACCAGTTCGTGTCCGCCATGACCGGGACCTTCGAGACCTTCCGGCCGGACTTCGTGCTCACGGTCAACCACCTGGGCGTGGACCGCGAGGGCATCCTGGCCGAGCTGCTCAACCGCTACGGCCTGCCCCTGGCCTCCTGGTTCGTGGACAACCCGCACCTCATCCTCGGGGTCTACAAGCACCTCCTCGAACCGCGCGCCGCCCTGTTTACCTGGGACCTGGACACCGTGGAGCCGCTGCGGGCCATGGGCTTCAAGCACGTCTTCCACCTGCCGCTCGGCGCGGACCCCGCCAGGCTCAGGCCCCATCGGACCGAGCCCGTGGACGCATGGCGCGCGCCCATCTCCTTTGTCGGCAACTCCATGCTGACCAAGACCCTGCTGCGCGCCCGTGCGGCCAACCCGTCGGAAGCCCTCTTCCGGGCGGGCATGGAGGCGGCCAAGGCCTTTGCCCGGTCCGACGCCCCGCTGGCCGGGCCGTTCATGGCCGAGCACTTCCCCGAGGTCCGGGCCGCGTACAAGGCGTTCCGCGACCCCGAGCGCGAGCTGGCCTTCGAGACCTTCGTCACCTGGCAGGCCACCCTGCTCTACCGGCTGGACTGCGTGTCGCGCATCCTGCCCTTCGAGCCGCTCATCGTCGGCGACACCGGCTGGCAGGAGCTGTTCTCGGCCCACTCCGGCTGGCGCTACCACCCGGAGCTCTCCTATTACGACGACCTGCCCGACTTCTATCCGGCGAGCGACGTCAACTTCAACTGCACCAGCCGCCAGATGACCGGCGCAGCCAACCAGCGGGTCTTCGACGTGCCCTGCTGCAACGGCTTCCTGCTCACGGACCGCCGCCACGGCATCGAGGACCTGTTCGAGCCCGGCAGCGAGATCGTCTGCTACGCCACCCCGGACGAGATTCCGACCCTGGCCGAGCGCTACATGAAGGACCCGGCGGCCCGCGAAAGAGTGGCCTCGGCAGCCCGCAGGCGGGTCCTGGCCGAACACACCTACGACCACCGCATGCGCTCCCTCATGGAGACCATGCGCGCGACCTTCGCCTGA
- a CDS encoding sensor domain-containing diguanylate cyclase, with amino-acid sequence MSAKSKLITALTLILLAAFLATSLINYAFTRASIRAELLNSALPLTGKNIYSEVHSDMLRPILVSTSMANDAFLKNWIQSGEKDLGAITRYLADLRDKYGFLTTFFVSAASDNYYYQDGILKKIGARDPHDVWYYAFVRKDVEFALDVDTNQAENNQLTIFVNFRVEDEHGRLLGVAGVGLNIDRVTDLLEKARRDYHREVYLVDQDGLVQVHRDKSRIERDYITRDGGIRDVAPAILVPRDDPRSFQYDWDGEHYLLSTRYIPELKWFLIVEQSESSALAAARDNLVRTVAIGLLASILIIVLCTITINHYQGRLERLAKTDPLTGAANRRALDEAFAQFEYKAGRYHAPFSAVILDLDKFKAINDRYGHLAGDNVLKEVAEATRRIIRPSDVLARWGGDEFLILLDGGPEEAEALARRVACALTAEEREIPVTFSHGLARFEEGDTLESMTHRADQAMYRSKNGACPDL; translated from the coding sequence ATGTCCGCCAAATCCAAGCTCATCACCGCCCTGACCCTGATCCTGCTCGCGGCCTTCCTGGCCACCAGCCTGATCAACTACGCCTTCACCCGCGCCTCGATCCGGGCCGAGCTGCTCAACTCCGCCCTGCCCCTGACAGGCAAGAACATCTATTCCGAGGTCCACTCGGACATGCTCCGGCCCATCCTGGTCTCCACCTCCATGGCCAACGACGCCTTTCTCAAGAACTGGATCCAGTCCGGCGAAAAGGACCTCGGGGCCATCACCCGCTACCTCGCCGACCTGCGCGACAAGTACGGCTTCCTGACCACCTTCTTCGTCTCGGCCGCGAGCGACAACTACTACTATCAGGACGGCATCCTGAAGAAGATCGGGGCCCGCGACCCCCACGACGTGTGGTATTACGCCTTCGTGCGCAAGGACGTGGAGTTCGCCCTGGACGTGGACACCAACCAGGCCGAGAACAACCAGCTGACCATCTTCGTCAACTTCCGGGTGGAGGACGAACACGGCCGCCTCCTGGGCGTGGCCGGAGTTGGCCTGAACATCGACCGGGTCACGGACCTGCTGGAAAAGGCCCGGCGCGACTACCACCGCGAGGTCTACCTGGTGGACCAGGACGGCCTGGTCCAGGTCCACCGCGACAAGTCGCGCATCGAGCGCGACTACATCACCCGGGACGGGGGCATCCGCGACGTGGCTCCGGCCATCCTGGTGCCCCGCGACGACCCGCGCAGCTTCCAGTACGACTGGGACGGCGAGCACTACCTCCTGTCCACCCGGTACATCCCGGAGCTGAAGTGGTTCCTCATCGTGGAGCAGAGCGAGTCCTCGGCCCTGGCCGCGGCCCGCGACAACCTCGTCCGCACCGTGGCCATCGGCCTGCTGGCCTCCATCCTGATCATCGTGCTCTGCACCATCACCATCAACCACTACCAGGGCCGCCTGGAGCGGCTGGCCAAGACCGATCCCCTGACCGGGGCGGCCAACCGCCGCGCCCTGGACGAGGCCTTCGCCCAGTTCGAATACAAGGCGGGCCGCTACCACGCGCCCTTCTCGGCGGTCATCCTCGACCTGGACAAGTTCAAGGCCATCAACGACCGCTACGGCCACCTGGCCGGGGACAACGTGCTCAAGGAGGTGGCCGAGGCCACCCGGCGGATCATCCGCCCCTCGGACGTCCTGGCCCGCTGGGGCGGGGACGAGTTCCTCATCCTCCTGGACGGCGGCCCGGAGGAGGCCGAGGCCCTGGCCCGCCGCGTGGCCTGCGCCCTGACCGCCGAGGAGCGCGAGATTCCGGTGACCTTCAGCCACGGCCTGGCCCGGTTCGAGGAGGGCGACACCCTGGAGTCCATGACCCACCGGGCGGACCAGGCCATGTACCGGTCCAAGAACGGCGCCTGCCCGGACCTGTAG
- the dtd gene encoding D-aminoacyl-tRNA deacylase yields the protein MRVVIQRVSDARVLVQGTAVGEIGTGLLVLVGFGGADKADFPETPAWRKMLDKLFNLRIFPDEDGKLNLSLTDIRGDLLLVSQFTLYADCKRGRRPSFTDACHPYIAESLFERFAEDARALAPAGFATGRFGAEMHLDFTNWGPVTIILDSDDL from the coding sequence GTGCGCGTGGTCATCCAGCGGGTGTCGGACGCGCGCGTCCTGGTCCAGGGCACGGCGGTGGGCGAGATCGGCACCGGCCTGCTCGTGCTGGTCGGCTTCGGCGGGGCGGACAAGGCGGACTTTCCCGAGACCCCGGCCTGGCGCAAGATGCTCGACAAGCTGTTCAACCTGCGCATCTTTCCCGACGAGGACGGCAAGCTCAACCTGTCCCTGACGGACATCAGGGGCGACCTGCTGCTCGTCTCCCAGTTCACCCTCTACGCGGACTGCAAAAGGGGCCGCCGTCCCTCGTTCACCGACGCCTGCCACCCGTACATCGCCGAGTCCCTGTTCGAGCGGTTCGCGGAGGACGCCCGCGCCCTGGCCCCGGCCGGGTTCGCCACGGGCCGGTTCGGGGCCGAGATGCACCTGGATTTCACCAACTGGGGTCCGGTGACCATCATCCTGGATTCCGACGACCTCTAA
- the queD gene encoding 6-carboxytetrahydropterin synthase QueD — translation MPGKWKLTITQEFSASHQLRNYCGKCENMHGHNFGVEVVVEGDTLDPKVQYLVDFKELKRLTRTVLDKLDHKHLNEVECFTEINPSSENLAMFIYRNLKSNMPENVSLVEVSVSEKNTSKATYWEE, via the coding sequence ATGCCCGGCAAATGGAAATTGACCATTACCCAGGAGTTTTCGGCTTCGCACCAGCTGCGCAACTACTGCGGCAAGTGCGAGAACATGCACGGCCACAACTTCGGCGTGGAGGTGGTGGTCGAAGGCGACACCCTGGACCCCAAGGTCCAGTACCTGGTGGACTTCAAGGAGCTGAAGCGGCTGACCCGGACCGTGCTGGACAAGCTCGACCACAAACACCTCAACGAGGTGGAGTGCTTCACCGAGATCAACCCCTCGTCCGAGAACCTGGCCATGTTCATCTACCGGAACCTCAAGTCGAACATGCCCGAGAACGTCTCCCTGGTGGAGGTCTCGGTCTCGGAGAAGAACACGTCCAAGGCCACCTACTGGGAAGAATGA
- a CDS encoding nucleotide pyrophosphohydrolase has product MDSLAELNERHRKFVEDRNWQRHQSPKNLVMALTGEVGELNELFQWLTPEESRTVSDERKRAVALEMADVLIYLVRLADEMGIDLVAAAHEKCEINERKYPAEAFKGNGMRPHEYKESK; this is encoded by the coding sequence ATGGATTCACTGGCCGAGCTGAACGAGCGGCATCGCAAATTCGTCGAGGACCGCAACTGGCAACGGCACCAGTCGCCCAAGAACCTGGTCATGGCCCTGACCGGCGAGGTCGGGGAGCTGAACGAGCTGTTCCAGTGGCTGACCCCGGAGGAGAGCCGGACGGTCTCGGACGAGCGCAAGCGGGCCGTGGCCCTGGAGATGGCCGACGTGCTCATCTACCTGGTCCGGCTGGCCGACGAAATGGGCATCGACCTGGTTGCAGCGGCCCACGAAAAATGCGAAATCAACGAGAGAAAGTATCCGGCCGAGGCCTTCAAGGGGAACGGCATGCGGCCGCACGAATACAAGGAGTCCAAGTGA
- a CDS encoding PEP-CTERM sorting domain-containing protein produces MKRTIITLLFVIGIFVTAQPERAEALYLPDLSTGLARQYGDFYSYSLPILNYVYNSGDTTLNSGDPYYVASGPGQLADDIVIMTGSEGDAANTTGFEDAYAVPNNYNPYSTITYADPTSNNGIYADNSTTWDMNIDALVAYLDGDIPIFYFNNNETGGDQDLYIIATLTIWSSSTSAVYGIYYLTDPTTSYELPAEDNPGDLLPTTGYVLSGGDVEYDGEIFSHNLGANNAAYAAILPALNEFLAAWTDDSIYDMISLEITTSQVDNGYEQAFIGRGTYGDTTTVPEPSTWLLLGLGMLCLPLVRRFRRS; encoded by the coding sequence ATGAAGAGAACCATCATCACCCTTCTTTTCGTTATCGGCATATTCGTCACCGCCCAGCCCGAACGGGCCGAGGCGTTGTACCTGCCCGACCTGAGCACCGGATTGGCGCGGCAATACGGCGATTTCTATTCCTATTCGCTGCCCATCCTGAACTACGTCTACAACTCCGGCGACACGACCCTCAACTCGGGCGACCCGTACTACGTGGCATCCGGACCGGGCCAGCTCGCTGACGATATCGTCATCATGACGGGCTCCGAGGGGGACGCCGCTAATACGACCGGGTTCGAGGACGCCTACGCGGTGCCGAACAACTACAATCCCTATTCCACCATAACCTATGCCGACCCGACCTCGAACAACGGCATCTATGCCGACAATTCGACCACGTGGGACATGAACATCGACGCCCTGGTCGCCTACCTGGACGGCGATATCCCGATCTTCTACTTCAACAACAACGAGACCGGCGGCGATCAGGATCTCTACATCATCGCCACGCTCACCATCTGGAGCAGCTCGACTTCGGCTGTGTACGGAATCTACTATCTCACCGACCCGACGACGAGCTATGAGCTCCCCGCCGAAGACAACCCCGGCGACCTCCTGCCCACGACCGGTTATGTGCTCTCCGGCGGCGACGTCGAATACGACGGCGAGATCTTCTCGCACAACCTCGGCGCCAACAACGCGGCCTATGCCGCCATCCTGCCCGCGCTGAACGAATTCCTGGCCGCTTGGACCGACGACAGCATCTACGACATGATCTCCCTGGAGATCACCACCTCCCAGGTGGACAACGGCTACGAGCAGGCGTTCATCGGCCGGGGAACCTACGGCGACACCACCACCGTGCCCGAGCCGTCCACCTGGCTGCTCCTGGGCCTCGGCATGCTCTGCCTGCCCCTGGTCCGGCGCTTCCGCCGCAGCTAG